TGTCTGAATCTTGATAGTTTCGATAATTTGCCTGATTCGGCGATCGCTGATATTGATTTGTTTCACACGGTAGCGATCGTCAAAGTCCCCGAACAGATTAATTTCAGCTTCACTGGCAAACCTGACGATGACATCACTTTTCCAGCCGAGATGGATTGTTTGAATTTTTGTGAATTACCAATTGGGGCAAACTTTGGTGCAGCGAAAACGGAGAAAGCCTATTTGTCTGCTGTGAGTGAAGAGGGTGAAGAAAAAGGCGATCGCTATTTCCAAATCGAAAATGGCGAAATTCTTTTAAAAGCGCCTGTTATGCCGTCAATGCTGACTCTCAATACTGACATTGTGCGTCAAGATTGCCTCTGTTATTTGATGGAACGTTTCCCAACCCCAGAATAAAAAAGCTGGTGCAAAGCACCAGCTTTTTTATTCGGTTTTTTAGAGCGCTTTGCGCTCTAAAGTTAACGTCCAAAGGGAAACTTAAATGGCAAAGGCTTGATTAATGCTAACTCTGCAACCATTTGTTCATGCAAATGACCATTAGTAGCAAGCAACCTTCCAGACTTGGGGATATGTTCGCTGCCATCGTAAGCAGTCACAACTCCACCAGCCTCACGCACAATCACCACACCCGCAGCCAAGTCCCATAGCGATAAACCGCGCTCCCAATAGCCATCTAAGCGACCACAGGCTACATAAGCTAAGTCCATCGCCGCCGAGCCTCCACGTCTCACACCTTGGGTGATGTGTGTGAAATGGCAGAACTCCGCATAGTTATTGTCCTCAACGAGAGTGCGATCATAGGCAAAGCCAGTTACGAGCAAACTACGACTCAATTCTGTGGTTTTAGAGACATGAATTGGTAAACGATTACGAGTTGCACCTAAGCCTGTCGCCGCTCGAAATATCTCATCGCGAAAAGGATCATAAATCGCACCTACGGCAGGAATTCCATCAATCAATAAAGCGATCGACACGGATGAAAATGGATATTGATGAGCATAGTTAGTTGTGCCATCCAGAGGGTCGATCGCCCATAAATATTGACTTTCGGTATTTCCCAATACACCCGATTCTTCTGCCAAAATTCCGTGATCAGGAAAATGTCTTTGCAAAATAGAGAGAACCATTGCTTCTGATTCTTTATCGGCGATCGTCACCAAATCCCCTGGACGCTTTTCTTCGACTTCCCTATCCTTAAGATTTCCCTGATAGAATTTCAGGACTGCACCACCTGCACAAGCCGCTTCAGTAGCAATATCTAGGAAGGTTTGTAGTTGCTCTTTACTAACAGAGGCTAGTGAATTTGTCATGATCTTAAAAAGTGTGTTGTTTGATCGGTAATTGCTGTAATTTCACCATATTGGTGGTGTCTATAAAGGGGCGATCGCTGCGAAAATATTTAAGCATTTCTTTTGTGAAGATTCTTGTCGCAATTCTTCATCTTTTGTTACTTTTTTATCAAATCACAAATTTAGCCTCTTACTGTCCCACATATCTCTCACATATATCTCAAGTAACACTCCATGAAGCCGTCTTGGAAAATATCCCTGCTCCCAGTTTTAATCGCCAGTGCGATCGCTAGTTTATTTCCCTCAGTCGTACATGCAACCACCTCACCCCCATCTACCCCCATTGATCAATCCAATGCGAAAGAGGCGGAAGAACTTTGTGGCAAGCCAACCCTTGATGATCTGTCTCAGCACAAGGTTAAGCAAGGGGAGACTCTTGAAGCGATCGCCAAGCAATACGAACTTAAAACTGCAACCCTGATGGGGCTGAACCCCGAAGTTCGTAACGGTGAAGTCAAGGTTGGTCAAACCCTATCAATTCCGCCTCTAGATGGCTTGACCTATCGTTTCCAAAATGAGGAGAACTACACCACTGTTGCCAAGAAATTTAAGATTCGTGCTGATGTCCTGTTCGAGCGTAATGGCTGTCAACGTAAGCCCAAAGTTGTATTCGTCCCTGGGGCAATCTGGAAGCCCGATCCTGTTCCTTTCAATCCTGCGATCGCTTCTAGAGGCTCAGACAATCCTACAGTCATTATGCAAACAGGAGGCTATCCCCTACCTTACGCTGTGCCTGTTACCTCCAACTATGGCTGGCGTATTAATCCTGTAACAGGTATTTGGTCTTTTCATAGTGGCATTGACCTTGGCGCACCTTTTGGCACTCCCGTACTCGCCGCCAAATCAGGTCGTGTCGAATATGCAGGCTGGGGCGATGGTTATGGCAATCTTATTGAACTCGATCATGGCTCTACAGGCACAAGGTATGCCCACCTAGAAGCCATTTATGTATATCAAGGTCAAAGTGTTGTTCAAGGTCAGCAACTGGGCATTGTCGGTTCAACAGGACGTTCTACTGGGCCCCATCTGCACTTTGAGATCATGGTCTCATCGGGAGATGGTTGGGTAGCTCTTGACCCAGCCCCATATCTCAATCGGATAGCTGCTTCTATGACTAATTTATTTGCGCTTTAAGCAAGCTTTTAAAAAAGAGGGGATGCGCTAAGCGCATCCCCTCTTTTTTCTTTTTTGATTGTAACGGTATGTAACTAAAGTTTTGAGTTAGCGATCGTCCAGAAATGCATTTCGCTAGCATGGTTTGTAATATTTCTTACAACGCTTTGCGTTCAAACTCAACCCAAGTAATGTTGTGAAAGTGATGCTTCGCATCACTTTCACAACATTACTTGGGTGGTTGCTCGATAGCTGCTGTAATTCATTAGTTTGAAAACTTATTAAACATAACTATGACCTTTTCGCCAAGCACCATTGCCTTATTTATTTATGGAGTTATCGCAATTGTTGGTGGCTTCATCGGTTTTGCTAAAAGCCAAAGCAAAGCATCGCTCATCTCAGGCAGTATTAGCGGGCTTGGATTACTTGTCGCAGGAACCGCCGCCGCGCAAAACCAAGAGTGGGGAAAAATAACTGGCATGGCGATCACAGTTTTGCTAGTGATCGTCTTCATCGTGCGTCTGATCAAAACAAAAAAATTTATGCCCGCAGGCTTAATGATCCTTGGAGGTGTCATAACCCTTGGAGTAGCAATACTTTTAGCCTAATTGATCTCGGTTTTCACCTCTAGTGATAACATATGAAATGTTAAGAAGTGTGATGAAGAAAAGCTTGTGGACAACGCAATGCTTCAAAATGTTTTGGTAATCATTGCTTTGACAAAGAAACCCTCCATGTCAGATCAGCCCCAACCTTTTAGTAATTGTCCCTAGGACATAGCTAAAGCAAAGGAATTTCTGCATGGTACGGCATCACATCAATCGTTTTTATTCACATTTTTGATTGGAGAAAAAATTAAATGAGCGTAGTCACGAAGTCCATCGTGAATGCAGATGCTGAAGCACGTTACCTCAGCCCTGGTGAACTAGATCGCATTAAGGGCTTTGTAAGCTCTGGCGAGCGCCGTCTTCGCATTGCCCAAACTTTGACCGAATCCCGCGAGCGCATCGTTAAGCAAGCTGGCGATCAACTTTTCCAAAAGCGTCCTGATGTTGTTTCTCCTGGTGGAAATGCATACGGTGAACAAATGACCGCAACTTGCCTACGTGACCTCGACTACTACCTCCGCCTAGTAACCTACGGAGTTGTATCTGGTGATGTCACCCCTATCGAAGAAATCGGTCTAGTTGGCGTTAAGGAAATGTACAACTCTTTAGGCACTCCTATTCCTGGTGTTGTTGAAGGTGTCCGTGGTCTTAAGAATGCAGCAGCTTCCTTGTTGTCTGGTGAAGATGCAGCCGAAGCTGGTTACTACTTTGACTACGTCATCGGTGCAATGCAGTAAGGCGATTTCCGAACTCTCTTAGATTGTTATCGGATTGTTCTCAAATCGATTGTATTTAAAAACAGAATTTAAGCTATTCAGAATTCTGAATCCGTAATTCAAAAAACTAATTGCAAACCTAAAAGATATACAAAAATGCAAGACGCAATTACTTCCGTCATCAATTCTTCTGACGTTCAAGGCAAGTACCTTGATGCCGCTTCTCTAGAAAAGCTAAAGAGCTACTTTGCAACTGGCGAACTTCGCGTTCGTGCTTCTGCTGCGATCGCTGCTAACTCTGCAACCATCGTTAAAGAAGCCGTTGCTAAGTCCTTGTTGTACTCAGATGTTACCCGTCCCGGCGGCAACATGTACACTACCCGTCGTTATGCTGCATGTATCCGCGACCTCGACTACTACCTACGCTATGCAACCTATGCAATGCTTGCTGGTGATGCTTCGATCCTTGATGAGCGCGTCCTCAATGGCTTGAAAGAAACCTACAACTCCCTTGGAGTACCTGTAGTTTCTACCATTCAAGCTATCCAAGCAATCAAAGAAGTTGCAGCTAGCATCGTTGGTTCTGACGCTGGCAAGGAATTGGGTGTATACCTCGATTACATCAGCTCTGGCTTGAGCTAATTACCGATATAGCGTTAGTTGCTATCTATTTATTAATTCAATTTCTAAATTAATTAATATTTACTAAGGCGGCGGAGGTAGGTTAGCTTGAGCTTCCTATCTCGCCGCCAACGCTTATATCAGTCTAGAAATATTTCTTTGAAATTAACTTCTAATTAATCTTTAAATAACTGGCTCTGAAGGAGATCGCCGCTATGCGGACTTTTAAAATCACTGCTTGTGTACCTAGCCAAACTCGCATTCGTACACAACGAGAGTTGCAAAATACCTATTTCACGAAGTTAGTGTCCTATGACAACTGGTTCGCTGAACAGCAACGCATTATGAAAATGGGTGGCAAGATTGTAAAAGTTGAACTAGCTACAGGCAAGCAAGGCACAAATACTGGCTTACTTTAGTTTTTTTCTTATCCCCAAACAAAAAAGGCTCGCTAAGCGAGCCTTTTTTGTTTGGGGATTTGCTTATGATTGTCATAAGGAATACTTTTATGACTTTTTGTCGAAAATGCTTCTTTGGGTATATCTAGAAAAAATGTTTATCGTGATACAGTTTTTTTAATAACTTTAAAGTATTGTTACGTTATGTTGACACGGTGACTAATATCTACTGTTAAGCAACTTCAATGCCTTAGTTATTGTCATAGTTTAGTGTCATTGGTTGATCCGTAAAAGAGGTACTTATGAGTGACTTACCTATCGAGAAGCAATTTACCCACATGATGTTTTGCCAGCAGATCCAAAACATCGATCTAGATGCAGCTAAGCAACTCCTGACTGAGTTGCACATGCTTTATCTTGGTCAACAAGCTGTTATGGTGAAAATTGCGAAGCAAGAGTTTTTAGGGGGAATGTAATCTGAAAACCCATAAATCATAAAAAGCAGCGCAATGCGCTGCTTTTTATGATTTATGGCTCTAAAATCGTGTCTATCGATGAGAGTAAGTTAGGAAGTATTTGATTTGGTTTGTACTTTTCTAATTGGGTTTGATTACGGATACCACTTAAAACACCAATTACAGGAACATCATAGGTTTGGGCTGCGATAATATCTGCTTCAGTATCCCCAACCATCCATTGTTGCTGAACTTCTGGCAGATTAGCTTGAGCAAGCTTCATTAATTTGGGCTTGTCTTGAGTATCGACAGTTTTTATATAGTCGTCATCAAGGCAAAAAATGCGATCGCTAGCAAAAAAGCGCCTTAAGTTGTATTTGTCCAATACAGGTTCTAGCTCACGACGACGACGCATGGTCATGACCGCAAGATCGACTCCTGACTGTTGAGCTTTTTCTAGTGCGGGTATGGCACTTGCGATGAGCTGATCATGC
This genomic stretch from Pseudanabaena galeata CCNP1313 harbors:
- a CDS encoding HAD family hydrolase is translated as MKKRIFTDFDGPIMDVSERYYQVYLYCLDKIRKSDQIVTTLSKSEFWELKRSQVPEKEIAKLSGFADEKQSIAFAHLRRATVHTDPYFEHDQLIASAIPALEKAQQSGVDLAVMTMRRRRELEPVLDKYNLRRFFASDRIFCLDDDYIKTVDTQDKPKLMKLAQANLPEVQQQWMVGDTEADIIAAQTYDVPVIGVLSGIRNQTQLEKYKPNQILPNLLSSIDTILEP
- the apcA gene encoding allophycocyanin subunit alpha, whose product is MSVVTKSIVNADAEARYLSPGELDRIKGFVSSGERRLRIAQTLTESRERIVKQAGDQLFQKRPDVVSPGGNAYGEQMTATCLRDLDYYLRLVTYGVVSGDVTPIEEIGLVGVKEMYNSLGTPIPGVVEGVRGLKNAAASLLSGEDAAEAGYYFDYVIGAMQ
- a CDS encoding peptidoglycan DD-metalloendopeptidase family protein translates to MKPSWKISLLPVLIASAIASLFPSVVHATTSPPSTPIDQSNAKEAEELCGKPTLDDLSQHKVKQGETLEAIAKQYELKTATLMGLNPEVRNGEVKVGQTLSIPPLDGLTYRFQNEENYTTVAKKFKIRADVLFERNGCQRKPKVVFVPGAIWKPDPVPFNPAIASRGSDNPTVIMQTGGYPLPYAVPVTSNYGWRINPVTGIWSFHSGIDLGAPFGTPVLAAKSGRVEYAGWGDGYGNLIELDHGSTGTRYAHLEAIYVYQGQSVVQGQQLGIVGSTGRSTGPHLHFEIMVSSGDGWVALDPAPYLNRIAASMTNLFAL
- a CDS encoding TMEM14 family protein, coding for MTFSPSTIALFIYGVIAIVGGFIGFAKSQSKASLISGSISGLGLLVAGTAAAQNQEWGKITGMAITVLLVIVFIVRLIKTKKFMPAGLMILGGVITLGVAILLA
- a CDS encoding phycobilisome linker polypeptide, whose translation is MRTFKITACVPSQTRIRTQRELQNTYFTKLVSYDNWFAEQQRIMKMGGKIVKVELATGKQGTNTGLL
- a CDS encoding inositol monophosphatase family protein — its product is MTNSLASVSKEQLQTFLDIATEAACAGGAVLKFYQGNLKDREVEEKRPGDLVTIADKESEAMVLSILQRHFPDHGILAEESGVLGNTESQYLWAIDPLDGTTNYAHQYPFSSVSIALLIDGIPAVGAIYDPFRDEIFRAATGLGATRNRLPIHVSKTTELSRSLLVTGFAYDRTLVEDNNYAEFCHFTHITQGVRRGGSAAMDLAYVACGRLDGYWERGLSLWDLAAGVVIVREAGGVVTAYDGSEHIPKSGRLLATNGHLHEQMVAELALIKPLPFKFPFGR
- the apcB gene encoding allophycocyanin subunit beta yields the protein MQDAITSVINSSDVQGKYLDAASLEKLKSYFATGELRVRASAAIAANSATIVKEAVAKSLLYSDVTRPGGNMYTTRRYAACIRDLDYYLRYATYAMLAGDASILDERVLNGLKETYNSLGVPVVSTIQAIQAIKEVAASIVGSDAGKELGVYLDYISSGLS